Genomic window (bacterium):
CAAAACGCGGCGGGCGCGGTTGTAGATCGCGCGATCGAACACGACCGATCGCGCCAGCCGCGCTTTTTCGGCGAACGTGAGCGCCCTGTCGCCGTGCCGCACGAACCCCTCGGCCGGCGGCGGCGGAAAGTGCCGCGCGTGGGGCGTCGGCTCGTTTTGCGGATACGCGAGCGAAAACGGCACGACCTCGTGCCCGAGATTCGCCAGCTCCCGCCCGATGTTGAAAAGGTAGCGCTCCGGCCCGCCCGAGACGAAATAGCGATTGGAGCCAAGCAGCACGCGCATCGGAGGCAGGATAGAGGATTGAGGATCGAGGATCGAGGGGAACGCCCCGCTCGATACGAATCAGGCGCGATCGGCGCCGCGCGCGCTGTTACTTCACCCGCTTCAACGTCCCCAGCGCCTCGAACACCGCGACGAGCCGCAGCGCGTCGTCTTCGGCGACGCCCATATCGGAGGATGCCGTGCGTAGCGCCTGGCCTTCGCCCAGGCGTTGAAGCAGGCGGCGCTCCTGCGCGGAAAACGGCAACGCCCGAAGGTCGATGCCCTTGACCGGCTGTTCCGTGAAACGAAGCTCCGCCGTGTTGCCGTACGTCTCTTTAAGTTGCGCGATGTCGATCGTGGAGCGAACGCCTTCGTAGATCAGCCGTCCCAGGTCAACGCGGATGTTCACGTCCGACGGCGGCTCGATCGAAACCTTGCGGTATTGATACGGGCCGGCCGGCCAGGCAAACGGCCACAGCGACTTGCGCACCATCTGCTCGACGAGCACGCGCTCCAGGTCCGCGGCGGACAAAAGCCCCTCGCGGCGCAGCACCGTGCCAAGCAACATGCGCCGCTCCTCGGCCAACTGACCCGCCCGCGCGAGATCGGCTTCGGGCACCGCGCGCTGCCGGCGCAACTCGTCGGTGAGCGAAAATCCCGCGATGTACGGCGACGTGACATTCACGAGCGCGCCCATGAGGATGTGCAGCGTCACCAGCGTATCCGACGCGCCAAGCCGCAAGACGCCCGTGCGGTAATTCTGGGCCAACAGCCGGAGCAGGCGCTCGATACGCACCTCCCCCAAATCGCCCGCGGGCGCGAGCGCCTTCTTGCCCGGAATGACGCGGGAGATGTTGAAGTCCGTGCGCGTCGTCTCCTCGGTCTTCGAGTCGACAAGCGCCGGCCGCTCCTTCTCGTGACCGAGATAGAAAAGCACGAGGCGGACGATCTTCTCCATGCGCGCGGGCAGGAGCACGACGTCGTTCGCGCCCCACTTGGAGCGCGCATCCACGAACAGCGTGCCGCTCATGACGCCGGAGGTCAGGATGATCGGCGTTTTCTTGTCGTGAAACTCGGTGCGGATGCGCCGGCAGAATTCGTAGGCGTTCCCGGCCGATAAAAACGCGCCGAGGATGATCACCCCCGGCTTGTCGCGCTTGTAAATGTTCGCGGCCTCGTCGGTGCGCGTCGTGTGACGCACGGTAAAGCCGATCCCCGACAGCGGCGCGACGAGTTGTTCGCACTCGTCCTCGGTCGATTGCACGATGAGAAGCGTCCCCTCGGGAACCCGTTCGGGCCCCGTCGAATCGTCGGCCATGGCGCTGAAATTCATCTTTTCTCCAAGCTGCTTGAGCGCGTTCATGCGGTCAACCCCAACTCCTTGCGTGCCGGAATGTCGAGGTATTCCTCGAACGATTTTTTGTCCGTCGCCGCGATGTATGCGTCGATCGGCTTGATCTGCTGGCGTTTGAGCAGGTCGAGAAGCGACTGGTCGAGAAGCTGCATCCCCGCCGCGCGGCTCGTCTGAATGAGCGAGGGGATCTGAAAGGTCTTGCGGTCGCGGATGAGATTCGCGAGCGCCGGCGTGCCGAGCAGGATTTCGTACGCCGCGATGCGCCCGCCGCCGTCCGCGCGCGGCAACAACGCCTGCGCGACGACGCCCTTCAGCGACTCGGAGAGCATCACGCGGATTTGTTCCTGCTGATCCGCGGGAAACGAGTCGATGACGCGGTCCACCGTCTTGACCGCGTTCGAGGTGTGAAGCGTGCCGAGCACGAGGTGCCCCGTCTCCGCGGCGGTGATGGCCAGCGAGATCGTCTCCAGGTCGCGCATCTCGCCGACCAGGATGATATCCGGATCCTCGCGCAGCGCGGCGCGCAGCGCATCGGCGAAATCGTCCACGTGTTCGCCCACCTGCCGCTGCGTCACGTGGCTGCGCTTGTCCTCGTGCACGAACTCGATCGGATCCTCCACCGTCAGGATGTGCTCGCGCCGCGTCGTGTTCATCGCGTCGATCATCGCCGAAAGTGTCGTCGATTTGCCCGAGCCCGTCGGGCCGGTGACGAGGACGAGCCCCTTCGAAAGGCGGATGAGGCCCGACACCGCGCGCGGCAGGCCGAGTTCGGTCATCGTCATGATGCGCGACGGAATCTGCCGAAACACGGCCGCCACGCCGTGCCGCTGCATGAACACGTT
Coding sequences:
- a CDS encoding type IV pilus twitching motility protein PilT translates to MPQLDRFFKFVVEQKASDLHLSSGSPPIVRINGQLTPINHPAFTHESLLAILKEVMNARVTKEFEARRQADLIYPFGENARFRGNVFMQRHGVAAVFRQIPSRIMTMTELGLPRAVSGLIRLSKGLVLVTGPTGSGKSTTLSAMIDAMNTTRREHILTVEDPIEFVHEDKRSHVTQRQVGEHVDDFADALRAALREDPDIILVGEMRDLETISLAITAAETGHLVLGTLHTSNAVKTVDRVIDSFPADQQEQIRVMLSESLKGVVAQALLPRADGGGRIAAYEILLGTPALANLIRDRKTFQIPSLIQTSRAAGMQLLDQSLLDLLKRQQIKPIDAYIAATDKKSFEEYLDIPARKELGLTA
- a CDS encoding response regulator, giving the protein MNALKQLGEKMNFSAMADDSTGPERVPEGTLLIVQSTEDECEQLVAPLSGIGFTVRHTTRTDEAANIYKRDKPGVIILGAFLSAGNAYEFCRRIRTEFHDKKTPIILTSGVMSGTLFVDARSKWGANDVVLLPARMEKIVRLVLFYLGHEKERPALVDSKTEETTRTDFNISRVIPGKKALAPAGDLGEVRIERLLRLLAQNYRTGVLRLGASDTLVTLHILMGALVNVTSPYIAGFSLTDELRRQRAVPEADLARAGQLAEERRMLLGTVLRREGLLSAADLERVLVEQMVRKSLWPFAWPAGPYQYRKVSIEPPSDVNIRVDLGRLIYEGVRSTIDIAQLKETYGNTAELRFTEQPVKGIDLRALPFSAQERRLLQRLGEGQALRTASSDMGVAEDDALRLVAVFEALGTLKRVK